The segment TAAGCCTTAACTCAGCCACATGGTCCAGAGCCAATGTTTCTGGCTTCCAATTCTGCACCTTTGTTATCAAACTTTCCATTGTTAGCTCGGaccttttatttatttaaaaattaaagTAGCGACGCTTTTTGTACCCAATTCCCAGTGTCTGTATTATGTGTGATAATTATTACTGAAAGTTTTAAATTCATCAGCTGATTAAATTATTTGTTTCTTAAGCATTATTGAGTGAAATATTAACAGCCTCTTTCTCTCTACATGTACTGACTAGCCTGCTAAGCATTTCTGACTTTTTTTGTTTGCATTGTTTTTTATTTTCACCTCCCATTGATTATTTGATTTGACTTGATCAGAATTGTGAGGTGCTGCCGACGGTGGTTTCACGGTTGCTGTCATTTGTGCTGAATGTAGCTGTTGAATGCCGGCTCTTGCCTCTGGGCTGGCGTTCAGCCTCCGCAGAGTGCTCTTAATCTGAAAGGATGCTCCGTTGCCACTTTGAAGAATGTTAAAATGAGGTTGTCACAAGGAAAGCTCTAAAAAGTCTCCACGACATAATTCACGGAGCAGATAGCTGTCCTGTGATTCACTATTTCCTCATATAATTTTGTCCCATTGTTTGTGGAATATTGCTGTACATATACTCCACTATGAAGCACTGGCGCTCCCCGCAACACACTAAAACTGAAACGAGGCCACTTGCCTGCCCTTAAATAAGCCCCAGTTGGTGTTTCTGTCTGATTCAGACTGGTAACATTTGCGTGATGGAGAACCAAACATTGGGAGTTAATTTGCTTAGAGCAAAATATGAAAACAGGTTCGGCTTCCTGTGCTCTTTTATATTAAAAATCCTTTAAAGCCAAGTGAATCTTGGCCAGAAACCAGCCACGGTTGTCCTCTACATAAGTAGACTGTTGAAAGCATGACTTAAACGTGGCTCCCATTCTTCATCACTGTGATGATTTTATTGATGTGGACATCTTGATGGGTTTTGGTGGTCATTGGCCAGCGATTCCTTGTGGTCTCGATTAGTACAAGCATCTGTTGCTTCAGTAGGACCTTTAAAACTGTTCCATGCCACCTTCAGCAGAGAAGAGCACTATGTTGAAATGTGAGCTGCAGCTACGTTGGTCTACTTTGGTGCAAGTTGTGTCCACTCCATTTGTATCCACGGAAGACACTTGGAGTCTGAGTAGATGGGTGGGTTCTGTACCATATTTAAATCCAGAAGGTCAGTTTAATTTGTATATCTCATCTTGAGGTCACATCCAGCAGCGTTCACATGTATAAAGCCGTAAATAAGTTTGCATGTACAGCATGAAGCAGAATGTTAAGAAATAGGCTAAGTGCCCTAAGCTCGTAGCCTGGTTGATAACCTTGTATTTCTCTTTTTTAACAGAGTGGCAGATAACAACAGATTGGCTGTGCCCAGCTACGATGAAGTGATGCAAAGAGATGGCGTCCTCCCACCAGAAGGCCCTGAAGTCAACCAAGGAGAGCAGAATATGGTCTCGCTTCCTTCTTACGAGTCGCTGGTCGAGGTTGGCCTGCCGTCGTCTTCGAATCAGGACTCGAACCCGGGAGGCAGTGTGGAGCCACCGAGGGATGAGAGGCCCACATCTCACTTAGGGCACAGGTTCAGCTCGAAAAAGATCCGCCGGATCCTTTCAGACACATCCCACCTCAAGAGGTTTAGACTCAACCTGAGCAATACGAACAATCCACCGGTTAACCTGGAGCCTCTGACCCCACCCCCACAGTACGAGGAAGGAATGGAGAAGAGTTTTGAGAATGCAAAGCCATCTTGATCTGGCACACAATGTCAAGCCTGTTGATGGACTAACTAAATATCTCAACATTTCCTAAGAATCTGGTCGATCTCATCTGTCTGCATGTTTTACAAATATAATGCATGGGTGTCCTAGTTTGTAGATTCCTTGATGCTTACCGTCTCTCCAAGTTAATctgcacttttttttttacatgtgaTTTGTACATTCAGCTGAGAACTAAGTATAAAGAATTAATGAAAGAGCTGGATGACTTGGCCTACATCTTCATCCCTAGATTGCCATTCCTCTTCTCTGCTGTGTGCACCTTATGACATCCTTTATTTGGAGCATGTTGTCAATAGGTGGTGCAGCAGAGACCTGGATCCTGTCTAGTAGATGCTAGTTTGTCTCTAGTAGCAGATATTGTCTTGTGGATTTGTTCCCAGTTCTTACACTAAAATAGATTGCAACAATGGACCTTTGTCTGAGGTCATTGGAGCTTCCAGAAGATCAACTCTTATATAAAGGCTTTTGTTGGGGATAGAATTGATCAAA is part of the Hypanus sabinus isolate sHypSab1 chromosome 27, sHypSab1.hap1, whole genome shotgun sequence genome and harbors:
- the tmem51a gene encoding transmembrane protein 51a, whose protein sequence is MASENSGGIQYALTALGIGMLALGILMMVWSIVPGFGKEHEMQGGNNSSSNAEQSKHKVSQVSYILCAGGVFLLLISICLSVRDKKRRRPQEEVTNVQSESSILPERVADNNRLAVPSYDEVMQRDGVLPPEGPEVNQGEQNMVSLPSYESLVEVGLPSSSNQDSNPGGSVEPPRDERPTSHLGHRFSSKKIRRILSDTSHLKRFRLNLSNTNNPPVNLEPLTPPPQYEEGMEKSFENAKPS